The following nucleotide sequence is from Desulfuromonadaceae bacterium.
GAACTCGACGGTTCCCCCCAATCCGGTCTGCGCACGGCAGCACAACTGAAAGCTAAAAAACCGCGCCTCATCCTGCCGAATCAGGAAACTCTCCCGCTGACCGAGCTGGCACTGGCAGGGGTCTGGACGACAGGGAAAGAACAACGTATCGACCAGCTGCGCCTGACGACGGGTGCGGCGGTCGTCGCCGGGGAAATCGTTCTCTCTGGACCGGCGGAGAACCGCTATTGTGCCGGACGGCTGAGCGGAACGATCCCTGAACTGAATCGTTTTCAGGCTGCACTGCAAAACTGGTTCCCCGCTGCGGGGGTTGCCTCCGGGTCGTTTGGCGGTCAGCTGCAATGTTCTGAATTTTCCTTTGCCGGAGCGCTTTCCGCCTGGCAGGGGCCGTGGCGCGAGCTGCCGATCAAAAGCGCCGCACTCCGCCTGTCAAATCTTGCCGTCCCTCTCCCTGACGGCCTGTCATTCACCGCTGGCGAGGTCAATATCGATTTCAGGAACGACATCCTGACCTTCAGCGATGGTCACGGGCGACTGGCCAAACAGCCGCTGAGCTTCTCGGGCACCGTGACCCATCCGGCAACAGATGGTGCCCTTGACCTGTTCCTCGACACAACGGTGTCATCTGCCGTCTTGACCCCTTTGCCCTTCAACCTTCCCGCAGCCTTGGCCCTCAGCGGGAATATTCCGCTCACCGCGCGCCTTGGCGGGCAACTGACCTCACCCGAGATCCGGCTCGTTGCCGACCTGACACCGTTCGCTGTCAGCCGGGACGCTCATCCGCTGAAAAGAGTGGACGAGCCCGGACGTTTCACCGCCATGCTGACGGCAACCGATCCTGAACGGTGGCGCGGCGACGCCCTCCTTGAAATACCGCTGATCACTCTTGCCATCGACGGGACCAGGCAACGCGGCGGTGATCAAACCTTTCAGCTGAACATTGCAGCCCCTGCCACACCGTTGTCCCGCTTCACGACGCTCCTGCCAGAGCTGGCCACACTCCGTCCCGCCGGAACAATCAGCGGGAATTATCAGCTCAGCGGCGCCGCAGGACAACCGACCCGCCATGCCGGAACGCTGCAATTAAACGCTGTCGGCGTCTCGCTGCACGGCGTTGTCGCCGATATTTCCGCGCTCAACGGAGTGATCAACATCACCCACGAGCAACTTGACGGTACCGGCTTGACCGCAGTGATCGGTGCATCCCCCGCAGCCTTTGATCTGCATGTTGCTGACTTGACCGCACCGGTCGTCGACATCGCCTTGCGCGTTCCACAAATGCGTGCCGATGAGTTGATTTTTTATTCCCCCACCCGCACCCTGCACGATCTTGACGCCCGGTTACGCATCGGCGCTGAGCATATCGAATTCAGTCGGGTCAATGTTCGTCTGCCTGCGGGGACCTCGGCGACGGTGACCGGGTACGCCGACTGGCACGATCAGGTCAAAGTCAAGCTGGATATTGCCGGAAAGTGGGCTGATGTCGATGAAATCATCGGTTTATGGAGTGACCCGCACGTGCCGCACGCCGCCCCCACCGACGCGCTGCCAGCGGCCCCCCAGAGGCAGAATAATCACGATGTTTTCGTCGATATTGCTGTCAAGGCCGACAACGGGGTGATCAAAAACTTTACCTTTCGCGACGCCGAAGCGCGCATCGTCTGGCGCGATGATAAATTGATCATTCATCCGCTGACCTTCTCTGGAGACCCCGGATTTTGCACTGGGCA
It contains:
- a CDS encoding AsmA-like C-terminal domain-containing protein — translated: MTPRRLLLSIALLVGLIIGVACAVFISTFDINDYRATLEKSLSEALAQPVKLGAGHMAPGFGLAITYDGIVIGDDATEPLLTARQLMFKVRLLSLLTLRVDFSHVSLLQPVLRLNTVENSLTNGSGVTLGAQNTLQTLIHSLDIRDGKIIWNGGSAQQPRSVVLDQLNAAVSNLAFDRPIKLQLQTRINSHGDTIPLQAVGKITLPRQADWRQIVTDLEIRAEALPAAMFNQFLPPDITLAAAGPFTLRLELDGSPQSGLRTAAQLKAKKPRLILPNQETLPLTELALAGVWTTGKEQRIDQLRLTTGAAVVAGEIVLSGPAENRYCAGRLSGTIPELNRFQAALQNWFPAAGVASGSFGGQLQCSEFSFAGALSAWQGPWRELPIKSAALRLSNLAVPLPDGLSFTAGEVNIDFRNDILTFSDGHGRLAKQPLSFSGTVTHPATDGALDLFLDTTVSSAVLTPLPFNLPAALALSGNIPLTARLGGQLTSPEIRLVADLTPFAVSRDAHPLKRVDEPGRFTAMLTATDPERWRGDALLEIPLITLAIDGTRQRGGDQTFQLNIAAPATPLSRFTTLLPELATLRPAGTISGNYQLSGAAGQPTRHAGTLQLNAVGVSLHGVVADISALNGVINITHEQLDGTGLTAVIGASPAAFDLHVADLTAPVVDIALRVPQMRADELIFYSPTRTLHDLDARLRIGAEHIEFSRVNVRLPAGTSATVTGYADWHDQVKVKLDIAGKWADVDEIIGLWSDPHVPHAAPTDALPAAPQRQNNHDVFVDIAVKADNGVIKNFTFRDAEARIVWRDDKLIIHPLTFSGDPGFCTGQVIFESHPGARSRLRISGYGSDFAAATVYERLLQKKAPLSGNMISGFYLDGLLNGTFIDTLNGGVSLHIKDGVLRRFKILSKVFSILNVSQIFQFQLPDMAREGMPFERLDASFKITDGVLHTEDLFIKSNAMNLSLIGDINLANETLNLVMGVKPLRTVDRIITQIPLAGWILTGEEKALITAQFKVTGARDDPKVEAIPITSLSDTVFGIFKRIFGLPAKVVTDVGEFIKQ